A region from the Pristiophorus japonicus isolate sPriJap1 chromosome 14, sPriJap1.hap1, whole genome shotgun sequence genome encodes:
- the LOC139279417 gene encoding protein FAM180A, with product MRMGVRLLWTLMVCLSFTASVCTTNSLKTEGDPFRGQGQYVMFHRDVGNTFLMYEFLLGGLAIDEDSTVTLKDEELSSMRSAKVFHNIMNIYVPKTPTAIKERLAVVSRAGEFLEMDTFEQLLLAAVYTAHRAQRSNQTERQAWAGPFCQLVAAITHDLSEKVVMC from the exons ATGAGGATGGGAGTGAGACTGCTCTGGACCCTGATGGTCTGCCTCTCATTCACTGCGAGTGTGTGCACAACAAACAGCCTgaagactgagggag ACCCGTTTCGGGGACAAGGTCAATACGTTATGTTTCATCGAGATGTTGGGAACACCTTCCTGATGTATGAG TTCTTGTTAGGGGGGCTGGCGATTGATGAGGACAGCACTGTTACTCTAAAGGATGAGGAACTATCTTCAATGCGCTCAGCCAAAGTGTTCCACAACATAATGAACATATATGTCCCAAAGACTCCCACCGCCATCAAGGAAAGGCTGGCCGTTGTTTCAAGAGCAGGAGAATTTTTGGAAATGGATACCTTTGAACAATTGTTGCTGGCAGCAGTGTACACAGCTCATCGAGCGCAGCGCAGCAATCAGACCGAGCGTCAGGCCTGGGCTGGGCCCTTCTGTCAGCTGGTGGCTGCAATAACCCACGATCTGTCCGAGAAGGTGGTCATGTGTTAG